The following coding sequences lie in one Nycticebus coucang isolate mNycCou1 chromosome 20, mNycCou1.pri, whole genome shotgun sequence genomic window:
- the LOC128573141 gene encoding zinc finger protein 519-like, with translation MIPSAVKIYNCDKNGKVFTQLSLLPQCQEINKWEKHFISNKSLVSFSHNSTLNNDQNIYVNQRNYQHNKPEQTLRQALCSRKYQKAQNLKIRYKCKKCEKVFHQCLKLISHEDIHSLYKGTECVDDFAHSGKQSQNQRIYTGENSHQHNKCEKIFSQPSNLRNYNIIHPKESLFKCKECGKTFNLSPECKPRKMYGKEKFYKCKECGKAFYYDSHLTPHQKIHTGEKPYKCKQCGKAFKYSSHLTQHQRIHTGEKPYKCKECGKAFNCSSHLTRHQRIHTGEKPYRCKQCGKTFNRSSSLT, from the coding sequence ATGATACCGTCAGCTGTCAAAATCTACAATTGTGATAAGAATGGTAAAGTGTTTACCCAATTATCATTGCTTCCTCAATGTCaggaaataaataagtgggaaaaACATTTCATATCCAATAAATCATTGGTGTCCTTTTCCCATAACTCAACCCTAAATAATGACCAGAATATTTATGTTAATCAGAGAAATTATCAACACAATAAACCTGAACAAACCTTGAGACAAGCCTTGTGCTCTAGAAAGTATCAGAAGGCTCAAAATTTAAAGATCCGGTACAAATGTAAGAAATGTGAGAAAGTCTTTCACCAGTGTCTGAAGCTTATTAGCCATGAGGATATCCACAGTCTCTACAAGGGTACTGAATGTGTAGATGATTTTGCCCATTCAGGGAAACAGTCTCAAAATCAGAGAATTTATACTGGAGAAAACTCACACCAacataataaatgtgaaaaaatctTCAGTCAGCCCTCTAATCTAAGAAACTATAATATAATTCATCCCAAAGAAAGCCTcttcaaatgtaaagaatgtggcaaaacctttaacCTAAGTCCAGAGTGTAAACCTCGCAAAATGTATGGTAAGGAGAAattttacaaatgtaaagaatgtggcaaagccttttacTATGATTCACACCTTACTCCACACCagaaaattcatactggagagaaaccctacaaatgtaaacaatgtggtaaagcctttaaaTATAGTTCACACCTTactcaacatcagagaattcatactggagagaagccctacaaatgtaaagaatgtggcaaagcctttaattgtAGTTCACACCTTACtcgacatcagagaattcatactggagagaaaccctacagatGTAAACAGTGTGGCAAA